The DNA window ACCTGCACATCATTGACCCGCACTTCCCACTGGTCGAGAACAACGGGTACCTGCCCCCCGCCTTCACCGTCGAGCAGTACCGCCGGCGAATCGCGACGCTGCCGGTGCGGGGAGGCGCGGTGGTCTCCGGTTCCTTCCAGGGGTTCGACCAGACCTACCTCCGCCACGCGCTCGCCGCGTTGGGACCGGGTTTCGTCGGCGTCACCCAGCTTCCGGCCACGGTCACCGACGAGGAGATCGCCGACCTGGACGCCGCGGGGGTGCGCGGTCTCCGTTTCAACCTCCACCGCGGCGGGTCGGCCGCGCTCGACGCTCTGGACGAACTCGCCCGCCGCGTGTACGACGTAGCCGGTTGGCACACCGAGCTCTACATCGACTCCCGCCACATCCCCGAGGTGGCCGACACCCTCGCCGCGCTGCCCGCCGTCAGCGTCGACCACCTCGGTCTGCACCGCGACGGGCTGGCTCCTCTGCTGAAGCTGGTCGAGCGCGGGGCCCGGGTCAAGGCGACCGGGTTCGGCCGCGTCGACCTCGACCCTGCCGAGGCCATCACCGCCGTCGTCAACGTCAACCCCGCCGCGTTGATGGTGGGTACCGACCTGCCCTCAACGCGTGCCCGACGCCCGTTCGCGGACACCGACCTCGATGCGGTCACCCGAGCTGTCGGCGAGGAGTATCGCGACGCCGTGCTGTGGGGAAACGCAGCCGCCTTCTACCGCGTCCCGGCGCCCTCGGACGTCTGACCCCCCGCGGGCTCGGCCGTCTCAGGAGCCGTTCCCCTCGCGGCGGGCGCGGTAGGAGCGCATCTTGTTCCGGGCGCCGCAGATGTCCATGCTGCACCACGCGCTGTTGTTGCCGGGGGAGCGGTCGTAGTACACCCACCGGCACTGCTGGAACCGGCACACCTTCAGCCGCTCGCGCCCGCCGGACAGTTCCGCGGTGGCCAGCACGGCCAGCAGTTCGGAGGCCAGGGCCTCGACCGCTCCCTGCTCGCGCGGACGCAGCCGCGGCCGCTCCCCGGGGTCGTCCCACCGGGGAGGCCCCAGCACCCGGTGCGCGAGGTCGGTGAGGACCTCGCGCGCGGCCGGGGCGGTGGGGTCCTCCAGATGGTCGCGCAGGGCCGCGCGCAGTCGCCGCAGCCGCCCGAGCGCTCCCTCGTCGGCCGTCTCGGCGGCGTCCGCCCAGCCGTGCTCGCGCAGCCAGGCGCGGGCGGAGCGGAGGTCGGTGAAGGCGTCCTCGCCGTAGAGGAACCGCGCCGAGTTGCAGAAGGTCTCGACACGTTCCAGTTCCGCCGGAGCCGGAGGGCGGGTGTAGGCCATACCGCGATGTTACTGGCTTCCCCTTGTTTCCTGGTAACCACGAGAGTTACTGTCTAAGTCACTTTGATGGTAACTACAGCAAGGAGAGGGCATGGGAACCTGGGAACTGCGCGAGAGTTACGAGTCGTCGAACGGCACCGTCCGGTGGGACCGCATCGGCCAGGGCAGCCCGGTGGTGCTCGTCCACGGCTGGCCGTTCTCCTCCTACGTGTGGCGCGACGTCGCCGCGGGCCTGGCCCGGCGGCACACCGTCTACGTGTGGGACCTGCCCGGATACGGCCAGTCAGCCAAGACCACGGGACAGGACGTGTCGCTGGCCGGCCACCAGGCCGTACTCACCGAGTTGCTGGAGCACTGGGGACTGACCTCCCCCGCCGTCGTCGCCCACGACATCGGCGCCGCCGTGGCGCTGCGTTCGGCCCTGCTCGACGGGGTGGGCTACGGGCGGCTGGTACTGGTGGACGCGGTGAGCGTCCGCCCGTGGGGAAGCCCGTTCTTCCGTCTGGTGCGCGAGCACGCCGAGGTGTTCGCGCGGCTTCCGGCGCCGCAGCACGAGGCGATGGTGCGCCGCTACCTCGCCGGTGGCACGCACGGCGAGCTTCGCACGCGGGTGTTGGACACCCTGGTCCAGCCGTGGCTGGGCGAGGTCGGCCAGGCCGCGTTCTACCGGCAGATGGCCCAGGCGGAGGAACGCCACACCCGGGAGGTGGAGGACCGGTTCGGTGAGTTGGACATGCCGACACTCATCGTCTGGGGTGAGCACGACGACTGGCTGCCTGCCGACCGCGCCGAGCACCTGGCGCGGCTCATCCCCCACGCGCGCCTGGAATGGGTCGCCGACTCCGGTCACCTCGTCCAGGAGGACGCCCCGGCACGCTTCACCAGCCTGCTCACCGACTTCCTCGCCGGTCAGTAGCACGGAACGCGTCCGGGACGGGAACCACTCCGGATCGTCGGAGCCGCCGGCCCGGACCGAAATCAGGGGTGGGAACGTCCGCGCCGACGGCCCCACCCGCCGTGCCTTCGTGGACGGGACCGGCCGGTCAGGAGTCCTTGATCTCGCAGATGACGCCGCCGTTGTTGACGGTCTCGCCGGTGGTGACGTTGAGCCCTGCGACGGTGCCGGACTTGTGCGCGCTGAGGGGCTGTTCCATCTTCATGGCCTCGATGACGGCGACGGTGTCGCCCTCGGCGACCTGCTGGCCGTCCTCGGCGGTGACCTTGACCACGGTCCCCTGCATCGGGCACACCAGGGCGTCGCCGCTGACCGCGGCGCTGGAGGAGCCCCCGCCGCGGCGCTTGCGGGACTTCTTCTGTCCCCCGGAGGGCACCGGGGCGGAGGCGGCGGCGCCGAGCTCGGCGGGCAGGGCGACCTCGATGCGTTTGCCGCCGACCTCCACGGTCACCCGTTCCCGCTGGGCGGGCTCGTCCTGCTCGGCCGCGCCCGCGTAGGGGGTGATGGTGTTGGTGAACTCGGTCTCGATCCAGCTGGTGTAGACCGAGAACGGCTGTTCGGGATCGGCCGGGGCGAAGGCCGGGTCGTCCAGCACCACCTGGTGGAACGGGATCACGGTGGGCATCCCGCCCACCTCGAACTCGGCCAGCGCGCGCCGGGAGCGCTGCAGCGCCTCGGTGCGGCTGGCACCGGTCACGATCAGCTTGGCCACCATGGAGTCGAACGCCTGGGGCACGGTGAAGCCGGACTCGCAACCGGTGTCGATGCGCACCCCGGGCCCGCCGGGCAGGTTCAGGCTGGTGATGGTGCCCGGTGCGGGCATGAAGTTGTTGCCGGCGTCCTCGGCGTTGATCCGGAACTCCAGGCTGTGTCCGCGGGTGGGAGGGTCGTCGTAGCCCAGTTCCTCGCCGTCGGCCACGCGCAGCATCTCGCGCACCAGGTCGATGCCGGTGACCTCCTCACTCACCGGGTGCTCCACCTGCAGGCGGGTGTTGACCTCCAAGAACGACACGGTGCCGTCCAGACCCACGAGGAACTCGCAGGTGCCCGCGCCGACGTAGCCCGCCTCGCGCAGGATCGCCTTGGAGGAGTCGTACAGCAGCTGGCGCTGCTGGTCGGTCAGGAACGGCGCCGGGGCCTCCTCCACGAGCTTCTGGTGGCGCCGCTGCAGCGAGCAGTCCCGGGTGGAGACCACCACGACGTTGCCGTGCTTGTCGGCCAGGCACTGCGTCTCCACGTGCCGGGGCCGGTCCAGGTAGCGTTCCACGAAGCACTCACCGCGGCCGAACGCCGAGGTGGCCTCCCGCACCGCCGACTCGAACATGTCGGTGACCTCCTCCAGCGACCGGGCGACCTTGAGGCCGCGCCCGCCGCCGCCGAAGGCGGCCTTGATCGCGATCGGCAGCCCGTGCTCGCGGGCGAAGGCCACCACCTCCTCGGAGTCGGCGACCGGGTCGGGGGTGCCCGCCGTCAGCGGAGCACCGACCTTCTGGGCGATGTGGCGCGCGGCGACCTTGTCGCCCAGCGAGGTGATGGCCTCCGGCGGCGGGCCGATCCAGGTCAGACCGGCGTCGGCCACGGCCTGGGCGAAGTCGGCGTTCTCGGAGAGGAACCCGTATCCGGGATGGACGGCGTCAGCGCCGGACGCGGCCGCGATCTCCAGGATCCGGTCGATGTTGAGGTAGGTGTCGGCCGGGGTCTGTCCCCCCAGGGCGTGGGCCTCGTCGGCGACCTTGACGTGCAGGGCGTCCAGGTCGGGCTCGGCATAGACCGCGACACTGGCGACGCCGGCGTCGCGGCAGGCGCGGGCCACCCGCACCGCGATCTCGCCCCGGTTGGCGATCAGAACTTTACGCACGGTGGACAATCCTCCTGGTACGGCCTTCACTGGATCTCGCCCCGCTCTGGGATCGGGGCCCCGGCAGCTCGCCCGGCCTCGGGCGGCCGTTTCCTCCGGGGCGGCTCAGCCCGGGTGGAAACTGGCGCGCCACGCGCCCGGACCCGGTGTCGGCGGGCGGCGCAACAGGCGTTCGGGGTTGCGCCACTGCCCGCGCCGGGCTTGGCCGGTTCCCGCGCCGGTGCCGTGGGCGCGCCGGGCGCGGGCGGTCAGCACCGCGACCAGGGCCGCGACCTCCTCGGGGGTGGGGTCGCCGCGCACCACGCACAGGTGGCGCCCGTCGTCCGGGGGGTTTGCAGGTGTGTTCGACATTTAGAGAGGGACGTTCCCGTGCTTCTTGGGTGGAAGTTGCTCGCGTTTGTTGCTCAGTGACCGCAGCGCCCTGGCGACGGACTCCCGCGTCTCGGACGGCAGGATGACCCCGTCCACGTAGCCCCGCTCGGCCGCCGAGTAGGGGTTGAGCAGCGTGTCCTCGTACTCCTGGACGAGGCGGGCGCGCTCGGCCTCCACGTCCTCGGCGTCGGCGAGAGCGCGGCGGTGCAGGATGTTCACTGCCCCCTGGGCGCCCATGACCGCGATCTCGGCCGTCGGCCAGGCGAGGTTGACGTCGGCCCCCAGGTGTTTGGAGCCCATCACGTCGTAGGCGCCGCCGTAGGCCTTGCGGGTGATGACCGTGATCAGCGGGACCGTGGCCTCGGCGTAGGCGTAGATCAGCTTGGCGCCGTGCCGGATGATCCCGCCCCACTCCTGGTCCGTGCCGGGAAGGAAGCCCGGCACGTCCACGAACGTGAGCACGGGGATGTTGAAGGCGTCGCAGGTGCGGACGAACCGGGCGGCCTTCTGGGAGGCGTCGATGTCCAGGCAGCCGGCGAAGCTCATGGGCTGGTTGGCGACCACACCCACCGACCGGCCCTCGACCCGCCCGTAGCCGACCACGATGTTGGTGGCGAACTGCGACTGGACCTCCAGGAACTCCCCGTCGTCCGCCACGTTCTCGATGACGCGGTGCATGTCGTAGGGCTGGTTCGCCGAGTCGGGGATGAACGTGTCGAGTTCGGAGGTGTCGTCGTTCTCCGGGTCGGAGTCGGTCTCCTCGACCGGGGGGTCCTCCAGGTTGTTGCCCGGCAGGTAGGACAGCAGGGTGGTGACGTAGTCCAGCGCGTCCTGCTCGTCGCCGGCCATGTAGTGGGCCACGCCGGAGGTGGTGTTGTGGGTGCGCGCCCCGCCCAGGTCCTCCATGGACACGTCCTCGCCGGTGACGGTCTTGATCACGTCCGGACCGGTGATGAACATCTGCGACGTCTGGTCCACCATGACGGTGAAGTCGGTCAGGGCGGGGGAGTAGACGTGGCCGCCGGCGGCGGCTCCCATGATCAGCGAGATCTGCGGGATGACCCCGGACGCCCGCGAGTTGCGTTTGAAGATCTCCGCGTAGAGGCCGAGCGCCGCCACTCCTTCCTGGATGCGGGCGCCGCCGCCCTCGTTGATCCCGATGACGGGGCAACCGGTCTTGAGGGCGTGGTCGAGGGCCTTGACGATCTTCTCGCCGTAGACCTCGCCCAGCGACCCGCCGAAGACGGTGACGTCCTGGCTGAACACGGCCACGGGCCGGCCGTCGACGGTCCCGTGGCCGGTGACCACGCCGTCGCCGTAGGGCCGGTTGCGGTCCATGCCGAAGTTGGTGGAGCGGTGCCGGGCCAGGGCGTCGAACTCCACGAAGGAGCCGGGGTCCAGGAGGGCGTCGATGCGCTCCCGCGCGGTCATCTTGCCCTTGGCGTGCTGCTTCTCGATCGCTCGCTCGGACCCGGCGTTGACCGCTTCGTGCCGGCGGCGCTGCAGGTCGGCGAGTTTGCCCGCGGTGGTGTGGATGTCGATCTCGTCCGAGGGCAGCGGTTCAGGGGCTTCGGTCGCCATAAATCCTCACGATAGCCGCGCGGGTGTACCGGATCGGAACACACCCCTAGTTTACTGAACAGTAAGTGGGTAGGGGCACACCCGGCACACCGGCCCGGTCCGTGACCGCGGCGTTTCCGTAACCGAAAGGTGGCCCGCTGTTCCCGACTGGTAGAGACCATTCTCGGTAGGGTTTGTCACATGACAGTGGGAAGCGCGGAGCGCGACAGTGCGCGCCAGGAAATGCCCGACCAGCTGCGCGGCGACGTCCGGCTGCTGGGCGAGACACTCGGGACCGTCATGTCCGAAAGCGGCGGTGAGGACCTGCTGGAGGACGTCGAACGGCTGCGGCGGGCCGTCATCGGCGCCCGGGAGGGCACCGTCACCGGTGACGAGATCACCGAGCTGGTGGCGTCGTGGCCGCTGGAACGAGCCAAACAGGTGGCACGGGCGTTCACCGTGTACTTCCACCTCGCCAACCTCGCCGAGGAACACCAGCGCATCCGTGCCCTGCGGGAGCGCGACGACGCCGACAACCCGCCCCGTGAGTCGCTGGCCCGCGCCGTCGACTACATCCGCGACGACTGCGGCGAGGACCGGCTGCGCGAGTTCGTGGCGAACATGGAGTTCCACCCCGTGCTCACCGCCCACCCCACCGAGGCGCGGCGGCGCGCGGTCTCCACCGCGATCCTGCGCATCAGCTCCAAACTGGAGGAACTGCGCGGCTCCCACCCCGGCAGTACCGCCGAGGCCGCCGCGCGGCGGGAGTTCGCCGAGGAGGTGGACCTGCTGTGGCGCACCTCCCAGCTGCGCTACACCAAACTGGACCCGCTCGACGAGGTCCGCACCGCCATGTCGGCGTTCGACGACACCATCTTCGAGGCCGTCCCCCGGATCTACCGGACCCTGGACGCCGCGCTCGACCCGGAGGGCGCCGGGAAGCGCCCCCCGCGCGCGGCACCGTTCGTGCGCTACGGGAGCTGGATCGGCGGGGACCGGGACGGCAACCCGTTCGTCACCCACGAGGTCACACGGGACGCCATCGCCATCCAGTCCGAACACGTGCTGCACGCGCTGGAGAACGCGAGCGGGCGCATCGCCCGCACCCTCACCCTCTACAGCAACCTCACCCCGCCCAACGAGGAGCTGCGCAACGCCCTGGCGACCGCGGAGGCCGGGTACCCGCGGCTGATGGCCGAGATCGGGAAACGCTCCCCGAACGAGCCGCACCGCCAGCTGCTGCTGTTCGCGACGGAGCGGCTGCGCGCCACCCGCCAGCGCGACGCCGACCTCTCCTACGACGGGCCGGAGGCCTTCCTCACCGACCTGCGCACGGTCCAGGAGTCGCTCGCGGCCGCCGGGGCGCACCGGCACGCCTACGGGGCGCTGCAGGACCTGATCTGGCAGGCCGAGACGTTCGGGTTCCATCTCGCGGAGCTGGAGGTGCGCCAGCACAGCGGGGTGCACGCCCGCGCGCTGGAGGAGGTGCGCGCCGGCGGTGAGCTGTCGGAGCAGACCGAGGAGGTGCTCGCCACCCTGCGCGTGGTGTCCTGGATCCAGGAACGGTTCGGGGTGCGGGCGTGCTGCCGCTACATCGTCAGCTTCACCCGCTCGGCCGAGGACATCGCCGCCGTGCACGAGCTCGCCGAGCACGCCCTGCCCGCCGGTCAGGCCCCGGTTCTCGACGTCATACCGCTGTTCGAGACCGGCGCCGACCTGGAGGCGGCCCCGGACGCGTTGGACGGGATGCTGCGGCTGGACAGCGTGCGCCGCCGCCTCGCCGACACCGGCAACCGTATGGAGGTCATGCTGGGCTACAGCGACTCGGCCAAGGACGTCGGACCGGTCAGCGCGACGCTGCGGCTGTACGACGCCCAGGCACAGCTCGCCGCGTGGGCCGAACGCAACGGCATCGTCCTCACCCTGTTCCACGGGCGCGGAGGCTCACTGGGGCGCGGCGGCGGCCCGGCCAGCCGCGCGCTCATGGCCCAGGCGCCCGGGTCGGTCAACGGGCGGTTCAAGGTGACCGAGCAGGGCGAGGTGATCTTCGCCCGGTACGGGCAGCCGACGATCGCCCACCGGCACATGGAGCAGGTGGGCCACGCCGTGCTGATGACGTCGACCGCCACGGTGCAGGAACACACCCGCTCGGCGGCGGAGACGTACCGGGAGGTGGCCGACCGGGTCGCCGACGCCGCCTACGACGCCTACCGCTCACTGATCGACACGGACGGGTTCGCCGAGTGGTTCTCCCGGGTGAGTCCGCTGGAGGAGCTGGGGGAGCTGCGGCTGGGCTCGCGCCCGTCGCGCAGGTCCTCCGCCCGGGGGCTGGACGACCTGCGCGCCATCCCGTGGGTGTTCGCCTGGACCCAGACCCGGGTCAACCTGCCCGGCTGGTTCGGCCTGGGCACGGGACTGGCGGCGGTGGGGGACCCGGACACGCTGCACGCCGCCTACAACGAGTGGCCGCTGTTCGCCTCGCTGCTGGACAACGCCGAGATGAGCCTGGCGAAGACGGACCGGACCATCGCCGAACGGTACCTGCGGTTGGGCGGGCGTCCGGAGCTGACGTCGCTGGTGCTCGACGAGTACGACCGCACCCGCGAGCTCGTGCTGACCGTCACCGGGCACCAGCGGCTGCTGGAGAACCACAGTGTGCTCTCCCGGGCGGTCGACCTGCGCAACCCCTACGTGGACGCGCTGTCCCACCTGCAGCTGCGCGCGCTGGGGGCGCTGCGCGAGGAACACGACGCCCTGTCCGAGGACGACCAGCGCCACCTGGAACGGTTGCTGCTGCTGTCGGTGAACGGCGTCGCGGCCGGCCTGCAGAACACGGGGTGAGGGCACCGTGCCCGAGACACGCGAACCGCAGCCCCCGCCGGGACGGGAACCGCTGCGCCCCGACGCGCTGGAGCGGGCGCTCGTCCGCCCCGGCGGGTTGTGGCGCGCAGTGGAGGTGTATCCCGAACTCGCCTCCACCAACACCGAGCTCGCCGCCCGCGCCCGGCGGGGCGGCGGCGACGCGACCGTCGTGGTCACCGACCACCAGACCTCGGGGCGCGGACGCAGGGACCGGGGGTTCGAGACACCGGCCCGGGCCGCCCTCACGTTCTCCGTACTGGTGCGTCCCGGGGTCCCACCCACCCGCCTGGGGTGGTTGCCACTGCTCATGGGGGTGGCGGCGGTGGACGCCGTCCGGGAGGCGGCCGGCTGCGCGGCGGGCGTCAAATGGCCCAACGACGTGCTGGCCACCGGCGGCCGGGACGGGACGCAGCGCAAACTCGCCGGAATCCTGTCGGAGGCGGTCACCTCGGAGGAGGGGATCGCCGTCGTGGTCGGGATGGGGCTCAACGTTACCCAGACCCGCGACGAACTGCCGACCCCCTCGGCGACCTCCCTGGTGGTGGAGAACGCCTCCCTCCGGGAGCGTGAGCCGCTGCTGCGCGCCGTGCTGGACGGGTTCGCCGCCGGTTACACCGCCTGGGTGTCCGCCGGCGGCGACGCCGCGGCCAGCGGGCTCGCCCAGCGCTACCGGGAGCGCTGCGACACCGTCGGCCGCCGGGTGCGGGTGGAGCTGCCCAACGGGCGGGTGGTGACAGGGCCGGCCACCGGGGTGGACGCGGACGGCCACCTGCTCGTGCGCACCCCGTCCGGGGAGGAGGCGCTCAGCGCGGGCGACGTCGTCCACGTGCGCCCGGACGCGGAGGGGGCGGAGTAGGCCGGCCCCTGTTCGGCGGGCGCGTACTCCCCGCGCGTCCGGCCGGGCCCGGCCGGACGCGACGTGGGGTGCGGCGCGGGAGGGCGCGCCGCACCGGCCGCCTGTGCCAGGATCGGCCGTATGGGGATCGCGAACCGTTACCTCGCCGGGGACGAGGAGCTCGTCTACGTCACCCGGCGCCACTGGAGCACACTCGTCGGCTCGTTCGTGGCGCTGGTGCTGGTGATCGCCGCCGCTGCCGGCCTGGTGTGGCTGATGCCCGCCGGGGAGGAGTGGAGCCGGTGGGCGGTGTACGCGGTGGTCGCCGTGGGAGCGCTCGCCGCGGTGGTGGTGTGGTTCGTCCCGCTGCTGCGCTGGTGGACCACCCTGTACCTCCTGAGTAGCCGGCGGTTGATGCGCCGCGAGGGCATACTCGCCAAGCAGGGCCACGACATGCCGCTGACCCGGGTGAACGACGTGTCGTTCACCATCTCCCTGTGGGAGCGCCTGCTGGGCTACGGGAGCCTGGCGGTCCAGTCGGCCTCCGAACAGGAAGGTATGGTTCTGGAGAAGGTACCGAGGGTGCGATGGCTCCAGGGAGAGATCTACCGGAAGGTCAACGAGGCGCAGCGACACGAGCCCCCCGCCGGGTCCGGCGGCTCCCCTCCGCCACCGGAGGGGTGAACGCTCGTGGGACCGTCGTGGCACACGTTCTCTTGACGCGTCCGAGCCGCACCTAATAGACCGAAGGCAGCAACCACGTTCGCGTGTGCCATCCACCCGGCCGGTGCCGCGTCGCACTGACCTCGAACAACGAGAGAACTGATGTCGTCGCGTCCCGACCCTGAGGAGATCGAGTCCGCCCTCGTAGGTGGAGAGGCGCGCTACACCCGGGAAGAAGCGGTGCGGCTCTCCGGAGCCCCACCGGAGTTCGCCGCCCGCATCTGGCGGGCGCTGGGGTTCGCCGCGCGCGGTGAGGACACGGTCGCCTACACCGACAGCGACGTGGAAGCGCTGCGCACAACCTCGCAGCTCCTCGCCGACGGCCTCGTCGACGAGGAGGCTGCCGTCCGACTCGCTCGCTCCATGGGCCAGACCATGGCCCGGCTGGCCGAGTGGCAGACCAGCATCCTCACCACGCTCTCCCACGACCCGAAACAGAACCCCGCCGAGGAACACCTCGGCCCGCTCGTGGGGCTGGCCAAGCAACTCCTCCCCGACGTGGAGAACCTGCTGCTGCACATCTGGCGGCGCCAGCTCGCGGCCTCCACCGCGCGGCGACTGGCCGTCATGGAGAGCAACGAGGACGCGGCCCCCACGTACTTCCCGCTGGTGGTGGGCTTCGCCGATCTGGTGTCGTTCACGACGCTCAGCCGGGAACTCGACGAGGTCGACCTCGCCGAGGTCGTCGAGAGCTTCGAGGCCACCGCCACGGACATCGTCGCCTCCGGCGGGGGCCGGGTCGTCAAGACCCTGGGTGACGAGATCCTCTACGTCGCCAACTCCGCCCGGCAGGCCGCGGAGATCGCGCTGCAGCTCGCGGACGGCGTCAAGACCCACATCGAGGTCCCGGACGTGCGGGTGGGGATCGCCTACGGCCCCGTCCTCGCGCTGCTCGGGGACGTGTTCGGGACGACGGTGAACAGGTCCAGCCGGCTCACCTCGTTCGCGCGCCCCGGCACCGTGCTCGTCGACGAGTCCCTGGCCGAGCTGCTGCAGGGGGAGGAAACGCTGCAGATCGTGGGGGTGCGTCCGCGCCACGCGCACGGTCTGGGCCAACTCCAGCCCTACGCGTTGCGCCGCAACCTCGACGCCTCGGGTGCACCGGGCTCGTAACCGAGGCCGAGACGCGGCGCGCAGCGCCTTGGCTCACGCGTAGTGATCGGGCATGTTGGGAACCGAACACCACACGAGCACGGTCGCGGTCCACTGCAAGGGAGCAGGTATGGCGCACGAAGTCAGGGCAGTCGTCGCACCGGAGAAGGGAGCTCCGGTCAGTGTCGAGACCATCCGCGTCCCCGATCCCGGCCCCGGGGAGGCGCTCGTCGAGGTGCGGGCGTGCGGTGTCTGCCACACCGACATGCACTACCGCGAGGGCGGTGTCAACAACGACTTCCCGTTCCTGCTCGGCCACGAGGCGGCCGGGGTGGTCGAGGCGACCGGAGCCGACGTCACCGACGTCGCACCCGGTGACTTCGTGGTGCTGAACTGGCGCGCGATATGCGGCCAGTGCCGGGCGTGCCGCCGCGGCGACATCGAGTACTGCTTCGCCACGCACAACGCCGGGCAGAAGATGACCCGGGCCGACGGAAGCGAGCTGTCGCCGGCGCTGGGGATCGGCGCGTTCGCGGAGAAGACGCTCGTCGCGGCCGGCCAGTGCACCAGGGTCGACCCGCGGGCGGACCCCGCCGTCGTCGGCCTGCTGGGCTGCGGGGTCATGGCGGGGATGGGAGCCGCCCTGAACACCGCCGGGGTCTCCCGCGGAGACTCCGTGGCGGTGATCGGCTGCGGTGGCGTGGGAGACGCCGCCATCGCGGGCTCACGCCTGGCCGGGGCGTCCCGGATCATCGGTGTCGACGTGGAGGACCGGAAACTGCGCTGGGCCGAGGGCTTCGGCGCCACGCACACCGTCAACTCCCGCGAACAGTCCCCGGTGGAGGCGATCCGGGAACTGACCGAGGGGAACGGCACCGACGTCGTCATCGACGCCGTCGGCCGCCCGGAGACCTACCGGCAGGCGTTCTACGCGCGTGACCTGGCGGGAACACTCGTGCTGGTCGGGGTTCCCACCCCGGACATGACGATCGACCTCCCCCTGCTGGACGTGTTCGGCCGCGGTGGCGCCCTGAAGTCGTCGTGGTACGGCGACTGCCTACCCTCCCGTGACTTCCCGATGCTGACCGACCTGTACCTCCAGGGGCGGCTGGACCTTGAAGGGTTCGTATCCGAACGGATCGCCCTGGACGATGTTGAGGAGGCGTTCGAGAAAATGCACCGTGGTGATGTACTGCGTTCGGTGGTGGTCGTCTAGATGGCCGCCACGTCGTCAATCCCGGTGGAGAGGGTTGTCACCTCCGGCGTCTTCCGCCTGGACGGCGGAGAGTGGGAGGTGGACAACAACGTGTGGATCGTGGGGGACGAGCGCAACGCCATCGTCATCGACGCCGCCCACGACCACGAGACCATCGCCCGCGCGCTGGGCGACCGCGAACTGATGGCGGTGGTGTGCACGCACGGGCACAACGACCACATCAACGCGGCGGTCGACCTCGCCACGCTCACCGACTCCCCCATCCTGCTGCACCCCGACGACACGGAACTGTGGCAGCAGGTCTACCCGGAACGGGAACCCGACGCCCCCCTGCTGCACGGGGAGCGGCTCCAGGCCGGCGGCGTGGAGCTGAAGGTGCTGCACACCCCGGGCCACGCACCGGGGGCGGTGTGCCTGCACGCCCCCGAGCTGGGGGTCGTGTTCGTGGGGGACACGCTCTTCCAGGGCGGTCCCGGCGCGACCGGGCGCTCCTACTCCGACTTCCCGACGATCATCGAGTCCATCCGGGACACGCTGTTCACCCTGCCCTCGGAGACCGTGGTGCACCCCGGCCACGG is part of the Haloactinospora alba genome and encodes:
- a CDS encoding biotin--[acetyl-CoA-carboxylase] ligase; protein product: MPETREPQPPPGREPLRPDALERALVRPGGLWRAVEVYPELASTNTELAARARRGGGDATVVVTDHQTSGRGRRDRGFETPARAALTFSVLVRPGVPPTRLGWLPLLMGVAAVDAVREAAGCAAGVKWPNDVLATGGRDGTQRKLAGILSEAVTSEEGIAVVVGMGLNVTQTRDELPTPSATSLVVENASLREREPLLRAVLDGFAAGYTAWVSAGGDAAASGLAQRYRERCDTVGRRVRVELPNGRVVTGPATGVDADGHLLVRTPSGEEALSAGDVVHVRPDAEGAE
- a CDS encoding PH domain-containing protein, which produces MGIANRYLAGDEELVYVTRRHWSTLVGSFVALVLVIAAAAGLVWLMPAGEEWSRWAVYAVVAVGALAAVVVWFVPLLRWWTTLYLLSSRRLMRREGILAKQGHDMPLTRVNDVSFTISLWERLLGYGSLAVQSASEQEGMVLEKVPRVRWLQGEIYRKVNEAQRHEPPAGSGGSPPPPEG
- a CDS encoding adenylate/guanylate cyclase domain-containing protein, which encodes MSSRPDPEEIESALVGGEARYTREEAVRLSGAPPEFAARIWRALGFAARGEDTVAYTDSDVEALRTTSQLLADGLVDEEAAVRLARSMGQTMARLAEWQTSILTTLSHDPKQNPAEEHLGPLVGLAKQLLPDVENLLLHIWRRQLAASTARRLAVMESNEDAAPTYFPLVVGFADLVSFTTLSRELDEVDLAEVVESFEATATDIVASGGGRVVKTLGDEILYVANSARQAAEIALQLADGVKTHIEVPDVRVGIAYGPVLALLGDVFGTTVNRSSRLTSFARPGTVLVDESLAELLQGEETLQIVGVRPRHAHGLGQLQPYALRRNLDASGAPGS
- a CDS encoding MBL fold metallo-hydrolase gives rise to the protein MAATSSIPVERVVTSGVFRLDGGEWEVDNNVWIVGDERNAIVIDAAHDHETIARALGDRELMAVVCTHGHNDHINAAVDLATLTDSPILLHPDDTELWQQVYPEREPDAPLLHGERLQAGGVELKVLHTPGHAPGAVCLHAPELGVVFVGDTLFQGGPGATGRSYSDFPTIIESIRDTLFTLPSETVVHPGHGGSTTIGDEAPHLQEWIERGY
- a CDS encoding S-(hydroxymethyl)mycothiol dehydrogenase, which translates into the protein MAHEVRAVVAPEKGAPVSVETIRVPDPGPGEALVEVRACGVCHTDMHYREGGVNNDFPFLLGHEAAGVVEATGADVTDVAPGDFVVLNWRAICGQCRACRRGDIEYCFATHNAGQKMTRADGSELSPALGIGAFAEKTLVAAGQCTRVDPRADPAVVGLLGCGVMAGMGAALNTAGVSRGDSVAVIGCGGVGDAAIAGSRLAGASRIIGVDVEDRKLRWAEGFGATHTVNSREQSPVEAIRELTEGNGTDVVIDAVGRPETYRQAFYARDLAGTLVLVGVPTPDMTIDLPLLDVFGRGGALKSSWYGDCLPSRDFPMLTDLYLQGRLDLEGFVSERIALDDVEEAFEKMHRGDVLRSVVVV
- a CDS encoding phosphoenolpyruvate carboxylase, which gives rise to MPDQLRGDVRLLGETLGTVMSESGGEDLLEDVERLRRAVIGAREGTVTGDEITELVASWPLERAKQVARAFTVYFHLANLAEEHQRIRALRERDDADNPPRESLARAVDYIRDDCGEDRLREFVANMEFHPVLTAHPTEARRRAVSTAILRISSKLEELRGSHPGSTAEAAARREFAEEVDLLWRTSQLRYTKLDPLDEVRTAMSAFDDTIFEAVPRIYRTLDAALDPEGAGKRPPRAAPFVRYGSWIGGDRDGNPFVTHEVTRDAIAIQSEHVLHALENASGRIARTLTLYSNLTPPNEELRNALATAEAGYPRLMAEIGKRSPNEPHRQLLLFATERLRATRQRDADLSYDGPEAFLTDLRTVQESLAAAGAHRHAYGALQDLIWQAETFGFHLAELEVRQHSGVHARALEEVRAGGELSEQTEEVLATLRVVSWIQERFGVRACCRYIVSFTRSAEDIAAVHELAEHALPAGQAPVLDVIPLFETGADLEAAPDALDGMLRLDSVRRRLADTGNRMEVMLGYSDSAKDVGPVSATLRLYDAQAQLAAWAERNGIVLTLFHGRGGSLGRGGGPASRALMAQAPGSVNGRFKVTEQGEVIFARYGQPTIAHRHMEQVGHAVLMTSTATVQEHTRSAAETYREVADRVADAAYDAYRSLIDTDGFAEWFSRVSPLEELGELRLGSRPSRRSSARGLDDLRAIPWVFAWTQTRVNLPGWFGLGTGLAAVGDPDTLHAAYNEWPLFASLLDNAEMSLAKTDRTIAERYLRLGGRPELTSLVLDEYDRTRELVLTVTGHQRLLENHSVLSRAVDLRNPYVDALSHLQLRALGALREEHDALSEDDQRHLERLLLLSVNGVAAGLQNTG